A window of Daucus carota subsp. sativus chromosome 2, DH1 v3.0, whole genome shotgun sequence genomic DNA:
GTGGAAACCAATTTTTTCTCGAGTCCTAGTCAGACATGCGAACTTCACCTTTGACACGTGTCTTATGTGATTGTTATCCAAGTCCACATCCTGTACTCTGCACTTTGACTTCCTGCTTagaatagtttttattttattaataaaaaagccATCAATTTCAAGGaatttattatctttaaaaGTGAGTATGAAAAAACAAGATTTATTATGTAACTATAACGTTTCACTATTGTATTTTGCAGTGCTTAATTTACGAGCATGTATTTGCCGGGGAAATAAGGACAGTAAACATAATTCTTGcgtttttcttcaaaattcaattaattatttacatttcGTGTTcgctaaaattattaattagtcAATACACGTACACAATTTCATTCTAAAAGCAGGACATTCTTCCTTGTTTCCGGTATAATTCCACTTACACCTACCGAATCTGATCATGTCGACTGGGGCACCGTCTCAGGTGTGTACGTGTAAATGACATGTCGCAGGGGTATATATTACGTGCGTGATTAGAACACTTAATTAATCAGGTTCCTGGGGGCTTGGTGTGTGCATGCAAAGAAGGATAAACAAACAGTATATCCCCTAAATGAATCCAGAATGGATTGCGCACGGAGtttaagaaatatgaataaagtagttgaaaagagaaaaaaattgtGGAACccactgatttttaatgtataaaaagaagatagtggagtaaaagtagtgtgaaaaggaaagaaaagtggagaagtagtggatttttaatgtataaaaggaagatagtggagtaaaagtagtgtgaaaaggaaagaaaagtaaaGAAGTAGTGGGactgactatttttggtaagttttgaaatgtaaagaattagaTGGGACACCCAAAAAAAAaggtaaagaaatggaagggacagagagagtatgtTTTTGCTGAAGTTGATGATAGTTGATATTCATTTCAATATCATTCCTGTCCTCTTTTCagataattctttttttatataaatatattttatgtacaTTTATATCATGATGTATCTTTTTATATACAATTAAATATTCAACcgataattaaattaaatcgttAAAGTATAAACACGATTACAAACCTTACAAGATAAAAAGTTACATCTCATTTGaataaaaagaaatttcaaataaaaaaaattctaaaattaagAATAAGTTACGAATtgcatataatttaaaaaaaacactaattGGAGGATATAGATGaattcatctgaaccactataTTCCGCTGTTTGAAATTTTAGAGATTATGctagttaaaaataaaaaaattgatattgaaTAAACAGCTaggtattatatatttagttatGGAGTATAAATTAGTTATGGAGTTAAACAATCACTCGTTTTCtgaaaattatttacaaaaatagaactaaatgtcattataattttcaaaaattcattttattttatttttttaaatttaagatggattttaattttaaaatcaaacgTTCACTTAATTAACTTGGACACTTaaggaaaaatatttatatcaagCACAATTACGGCGAGCATTACCGTATCTGGTCTTTCACACAAACATTTGAAGTTATATTGATATTGCAAATTGCATATGCATATATATGCACACAATTTTACAGAAGAAACGAATTTATGTATCCACGCAGGATATGATGAAATCCATGATTAACTGAGAGAGCTAGTAGTGAATAATGTACGCACGTagttatagatatataatcctCATTCCACGCATGCACTTGATTGCATATTTGCATGCATgatatgatattataatattaggTCCTGGCTCGAACAAGTGGCGAGTGAGGAGACATGGAGCCCTCTTCCAACAGTCGAGACGAGAAGCTCAAGCGGAGACTCTTTTGCCACCTTAATTTGCTTTTCTTCGGGACCTCTACTTGTTTCCCTCCTACGAACTTCCGGATCCTTTTCAGGGCGACTTGAACCGTTTCTTCATCCATGTTGGCGAAGCAAACCCTAAACCACCCGGCCTCCGAGCAATGGAAGGAAGACCCTGGTGAAACATTCAGCTTCACGTCGTGGACTATGACTCTCCACAGCGCCATTTCAGCTTCGAATGATGATTCTTTGAGGAGTGGGCGCAGATCCATCCAGAAGAACAGTCCCGCGTTGCTTTTCAAACACTTGATGCCGATTTCTTCCAGTCCTTCCGTGAAGATTTTATGCCTGGCACCTAGTCTCTTTGAGCTCTCCGCTAGAAACTTGTCGATGAATACTTGATCCGACAGCAAATTAGCGAGAAACAGCTGCGTCTGAGAAGATACCAGCCCAAAGCTGGACATTTTTCTACCGCAGCTGACGACAACATCATTGTAGGAGTAGACGATCCCCACCCGAAAGCCAGGCAGACCCATGTCCTTGGACAAGCTATAGACGATATGTATGAGATCCCGGTTAACAAACTCCATTTCTTGGATCATCTCCGCTACACTCACGAAGTCCGGTTGGCTGAAAACCGTTGCCGAGTAGATTTCGTCGCAGACCAGATGAATCTGTCTTTCGTTGATGAAGTTCACCAGGTCTTTCAAGTGTTGCGTTTCCAAGTTGGTGCCCAGAGGGTTTGAAGGATTCGCTAATAGGAGGCCCTTGACATTGATTCCTGATTGGATTGCATTCTCGTACGCCTCTTCTAGAGCTTGCTTGGTTATTTTGAAGTCATTGGAGCTGTGACAGTGGACAGGGATGAGTTGCACCCCGGTTCTCCAGCTCAAGTCTCTGTCGAAACTGCAAAACATAAATGCAAAAAAACATCAGAAATTATGCGAAACACGTGCATGAAATTGACCTCAGAGGCGAGCTGGTTGTCACAAGTCAGAATTGAAGAAAATACGTGACTTTAGAGACGTGGTTTGACTTTAAACTACACAACTCGTGAAGAAAACTTTGAATTAATAACTGTGTCGGTTTTACAGGAGACTCTAATGAAGAATTGACATATTGaatgtttagtcaaatattCACATGAGTATAGAATTCCTTGGTCTCCAAGAATGATTTTCTTGTAAACTATTTACAGTAATTACGAAATAAAAAAACTTAATGAACGCTAACCGAAACGAACTTAGTTTGTGATTATATAATCTGGGAAGAAAAAGTAGAGTCGTTAGAAAAATGGTTCTTACGCTGGATAATAAGGAGACGGAACCAGAAATGCATCACCGGGATTAGCCAGGCAAAACATGATGAGCTCATTAGCTCCGGTGGCTCCACCGGCCATCACGACCCGATCCGGATCAAAGCTAACCCGATGACCTCTCACTCTTTCCATAAACATAGCAATTGCCTGAAATCAAAGATAGCAAATTAATTATAAGCTAGCTagaagtaataatattttaaggaACAGAAGCTAGCTAGCTAGCTGTATATTCTTCTTACTTTTCGAAACTGAGGCAGGCCGTGATAATCTTGAAAAATGGCAATGTCTTTGAACTGCCCAACTCCTTGACTAGTGCAAATAGAAGCAGTAGGGTTGTTCTTAATCCACTCCTCAATCAAATCAAAAGAAAGCTGATTCTCAGCAAGTCCCATTTGGATAACTCCATCAGGGTTCTTCAGAGAATGGTAGGGATTGCTATCATAAGCCTTCCACCCATCGAAGTAGGGAGAATTTTCGGCGTGCTGATCGCTTATCGCAATCTTCGACAAGAGATTGTTGTTTCCATCATCACTCGATGAACCCATTATAGTATATATAGTTGAGATAAATGATGTCAGAGATCGACTTATAAGTCGTGTGTTATATGATGCGGAGATGTGTAGGATATATTGAATATGATTAAGCTTGAATGAAATGAGGACTGAGAAGCTTGTGCGGTATTTATAGCCAAGGATCACAAGTGGAGCGAGCAGGACATATAGAAAAGTCTATTCAACTGGAAGAAATGCCAAAGCAGAGAGAGAGGGATAAATACTTTTGAATAAACAAGTTTACTATATTATGTTTTGTACGTGTGTTTTTGCCCGGGACCAGTTGCTCATCAATAATTCGTAACTGCTTGCGTCTCAAAATTATTCATGTTTttctcttttattaaatgtctCGTTTAATTTTCATAGCTCATTTCGGAGTGATATGGATGTCATTGTAATAAAAAttggtaattttttttccgAACTAGTACTAATACATGTATTTTAGATTGTATAGAAAGAATAGTTCGATTATTTTcttcaattaaaaatttattatttttattcacaataaatgaaaatttagaAATAACAGCAGAGCGATGTGTTCTTGACGCGTTAAAAATATGTACAGTAAGCTAGAGTGACTACTCATCGAAAAGGagtcatatttatttataaaaaaaatcaaaatttagaaataaatattttagggCAAACAAGAAGAAAGAGAATATATACGAGAGTTCTTTCTTTTCTAGTGGTCTGATTCTTCATTTATGAGTTACATATGGGCTGCTTCAACATTCTTGGCTTGCTTTTTTAATTGTTCAACGACGATACGCTTGTTTTACAGAGATTTTAGTTACGCGCGGGagattcaaaaatcaaaacgaaTTCTAAATTAAATTGATATCGGACAGTAACTTATACGAAGATTCGTGGAGTTTGAATAATTGACTTAATGCCTACTCAAGGtaacaatataattaaataaagaatACATTTTCTTCGACTAGTAATTCTTCGTATTTGACTCCTTTAGTCTTTATTAGTTTCAAACTATCAAACTATCCGTCAAACTCATATTAATCATGTATTGATGTATTTGTTCATTGTAAAATTCactaaaaatctaatattaataataaaattgagcATGTGACCTAGAGGTAATGATGTCCAAAAAATATGACTCGACTATTTTCCACAAATTATAACTAACCCGTTCGATAGAGTTTACGAGAGATACACGTGTACTTATGCAGTCTGCATcaactatattaattattaaaataattaaggatcatctttcagaaaattaggatgAATTGCAAGGAGGTCTAAAAATTACTAAGATATGTctttaatttctaaaaataaatgaacAGGAGGTCGACCTGTTTAAATTTAAAAGACCCTCTTTACACAATTAAAGTTTCATTATTCAACTCcatagacaaaaaaaaaaaaggttaacgAGACATGATTTTTCAAAAGTTAATATCAAACGAAAAGCAAGAAATGCGATGCTGTGTTGCAGCTGTACAAGCAAGCCCCACTGAGATAATAATTGACCGAATGAATATATAGCAACCACTGATGGTGAATTTGAACAAACATACACATAAATGGGGATTCGTCTGATTAAATATTCCGGGTCTGACAATTTAATAGGATTTTCATACATTGTTTTGAGGTGTTTACTTGTCCGGGAAGAGACATAGTGTGTAATAATTGCTgttgtttatatataaacaaaaaacaaattaactttacaacaaaaaaacaatataGAAAATGAAAACAAGGAGGAAAAGGAAGATTGTGTGGGGGCTGCTGTATATCTTGGGACTGGCCTTTCACCGACAATCATTCTTTTGTTTCGTCATGTCTGGCCGGCCGGCCAACTTGTACGTAGTAGTCTTATGTTAGTATTATTGTGGATATGGAATATCTGTAAAGATGAACAATTGATTTTAACGGCAGATTaatgaatactccctccgtccctcccatttctttatccttttctttttgggatgtcccatccaattctttacatttcaaaacttacccaaaatagtagatgggtcccaccacttcttcacttttttcccttttcacactacttttactcctctatcttttttttatacattaaaatcaataggtcccaccacttcacccacttttttttcttttttccactactttatacatatttcttaacctccgtgcccaacccaaacgataagaaatgggagggacggagggagtacatggcAAGAACCGGCCGGTGCATACGGCAAATTTACTTGTGTACATATGCATGTGAAATATGTGATCTGAATTTAATGTGTGTTCATTTTCGTCTTCTAAGCAGGTGTTGAGTTTTTTTCGCATGAATCAAATTTCATACATACACTGACACAACGGCCTTTACGATACATTATAACATGTGTGCTACTCATTTACAACTTAATTATATCAGATTTCTGATTCATTTGTATCAGATTAATAAGCATGTCTCTCGTAAATATACGAGGAGGCTCGGACATATATAGGGTTAATACTTAATTGAAATCTTATCTAGATCTTAAAGTATTATTAGTATAAATCAAAATGTTATCCGAAACTTGTAAACTCTGATTTAATTCTTTTCAattacattattattatattttaattgtgattactttttagatttttaataattttcatttgaaaaagaagaagatgatgttGTATATGGATTGTTGTGGTCATTTCCGTGAAAGTACGTGTGACTATATAGAATCAAACAGGCCTTACAAGACAATATGTCAATATGTCATGGTAGTTAAGCTTGTTAAATCGAATAATTTAATTCAGAGATTCttattaattaaagaaataGGAAGCGAGTTCGAGTTTTCGTGATCCTGGGCCACTTGAATGAGTgatttatttgtttgttaattttggGCATCCCAGTGGAGTGATTGTGCGAGGAAGACAAATGTGGGTCTGTTTctttattaaatcaaaaaatatcatCCAGAGACAACAAAACGGTGTTTGGTTGATTGTGCATTTGCGCGTGTACACATCTTCATACGCTTGACCAGCTGAGTTGACAATAACACTTGTCTGTGTGCAAACTAGCTGCTAAATATTTACTAGCCCAAGAGAGAAGCATGCATACGCATGCTCTTATATATGCATGTTTCTTGAGCATCAAGTTTCAAACACTCATACCATAAGTTTCCCCGTTTACATAAAGGTGTACACTACTGGCGGTTTAAACCtaacaaatttaattatgtttctctttcattatttttatcatCGAGACGTGAGTCGATTTAGAATTCACCAAATCAATCTTTTTTTATCACACCGATTTTCCATAAGTGGTGGCCGGTGACGGAGCTCCCCATTTTTCAACTCAATTCGATCTATTTGGTGAGTTACATTTTAGCTTTTAACACATAATTTTAAGTTttctattatataattaaaatatatgactATCAAAATACTTTTAGGAATATGTACTGACTACTTATTTTAGTTAaagataatttttcaaaatacacgtgaaagacaaaaagaaaatactAAAGATAGAGAGAATGATTGATTTCAAGGTCTCTAATACTGAAATCATATCCAAAAATGACCTTATTTCTGAAGGCGTAATTCATAAATCCGTCCATCCAATTTCTTCCGACTGGTATTTGTTTACCTAATTCGGTTTGGGTGGATTtgaattgaaattgaaaaaggGGTTAAATTTTTAATGACATGTGATTAAATCATCAAGATGATATAATATAGAcgataaatatatgaaattgtGTAATATAAGTTTCATTACCGTAatacataatattaaaaaaattggatCACGTTCAAATAGTGTGGGTCAAGTACCGACctaattttttctaataaaaatttgtCCATTTGAACTTAAAATTTCGATATTTTTTTAGATCAAATTCAAAGTCGAATTTTAGATGGTGTTGAATTTTATATGGTACTTGTGAGCACGGTTGAACTTGTCCACAAAATAATAGTAAGCATtagattaaatttaattataaaaattgtgATCAATACACAGTTTGAAAGCTGAGAAgtatgttttgatattttaagcAAACAAAATAATCTCCCCACCTCTGGGCATTGGTTCTTCTCTGACAAGCTGTTGAACTTTATCACAGATTTTCAGCACTAAAGTATTCGTGTTTAGAATTGTAGTAATTTCTGGTCCACAGAGATCAAGATCAGCTTCGCCTCTTTCATATAGCGTTCTTCATATATACTAGTTTTTATGTGTGGCAACGCCAGAAAACGAAAATGTTTCAGAATTTGACTAATATTTCACCGTAACTATGTTTAGAAAATAATACTACTTTAATGATTATAGTCATAACAACGGATTAAGATTTTGGGTCAAAAGCACGAAAAGAAAATTACAATTAATTAGTTGAAAATGGTTGAATatgacagagagagagagagagagattagtgTCATGTGTTCTTTCAAATGCTTTATGATTTACTGAATTTAGGCGAGTCCTAACAAaaggatattaaaataataattaggtTTTTTACCGGTCACATTGATTTTATTGATTTATCAAACTAATACTTTTtttagataaattaattaaataaatatacagaTTTGTAGTATTCAGTTAAGCAActaacgagaatatatataattgataggaTCTAGTAAACTATGATTACGAAGAAAAATTtctaatgaaaaaaaataatgtatgtACTCATATCTCAACATGGACATAGTTATAACAAGAATAAATTCAACGAGAAgatacaaattaataaaatttgcaATAGCGCCATGCAGAGCACATGCAAAATCAGGAAAaagaatttatattaaaaaaaaaaccgtGATTAGAGACGTTTATCCTTGAAACAACGAGTCTACGACCATGAAAAATGCATCTACTCTGTATTCTCTATAAGCTAAATATTTCAAGTCCACGTAACTCGTGTGTTAATAGGTCATTGATTTGACCAAGGGTGGATATGAATTTCGTCACATTCTACACAAAAAATGCACGTGCCTGGAATTGCTTATACGCTGAGACTGCCCTTTGCGAGTTCTCGAATGCTAATGCCATCAAAACGAGAAACAGATTTTTAAGTTACTGAATTTTTTAagggaaaaaagaaaataaatatatacatcaaTGTTGTCTatggagtttttataattgtagTAGAACAAATATTTTCTTAGCAAAGATCATCTTACCGACTGAAGTAATGGACCAGTCAAGTCTTAAAGGCTGCAGTCAACTGGCCACTATTTTCTGGGTCGGCCTGCTTCCGGCCTATGTATCTGCCTATCTGCGTTGTACTCCCTCCCTCCCGGTAGGCATTTGGTCTGAACACGgaaaccaagaaaaagtgtaaaaaatgagtaaaattagatgaaaagcgAGTAAAGTTgcgggacccatttatatttaattataaatgtgTGATAGTGggggaaaatagtgggtgtaatagtgtttatattattataaaatgaagatagtggaggaaagtagttgatgtcgtaatagtgttttacattattaaaagttgctattttagaAATGTATAGAATGATGGGACGTGCCAAAGAGGAAACTGTATAAAAATGAccgggacggagagagtaactTCTAGACTCTTCGTAGCCATATAGGCCATATTTATATGAGGTCCTATAAAAATTACATGGTTGATTAACTCCtgtcaaaataaaatgaaatcacATGGTTACGCCGACCATTTTTACAAACGTGCTTCAGCTTCTCCGCTCTCCAGTACTTCGGGGTTGTTTCGGCATGTCAGTAAGCCCAGCTTCTGTTGTGTACTgaatttttatcaattttcgatttataagttaatatatgagaaattcaaacttttttatttttttaatgattctttttaatttgattttatgaGTATGTAAAGgactattttaaaaattaatttataataagattattattttattaatgattttatacccaataaaatatacatatcacaaaatttattcaaacacataaaataaaaataacttctCATTTATATATCAATAAGCACCTTTTTTATGTTGGACCAAACATATTTAGTAATTAATTCGCTCCTTAGAATTATTTTAGGTCGTTCAACCATTTACAGATCTACTAGTAGTATCTCTagtaatatattagataaaaaatattttgtgatGGTGAGATATGTATGATTCTaaaataaaactggtaggaagtatttattttgaattaaaaaaatcataaacacgtgaaaaacggaatttgttttggattcagaaaaagaattataaacatgcaagtagatatcaattGCCTTGTAGAatataagttaattttgttctaatctaacggtgcttatatgttaaatatacgatccaacggatgataaacttttgggtcatgcgaccaaattatctcttttacgcttattatatataagtatataatattcaAAGTCATTGTTCTAGCATATCTGAAATACATCACAGGTCGATAACGGAGAAAGAACACGACCACAGTCTCACAGTTTCTTAATAATTTGTATTATCATTCTGAATAAGAGTTCTGATGTATGTTAGATTAACTTAAACACAACATAAAAGGTTATATGATGAAACACTCCTTTTTTGTCACTCCATTGATGTTCTATGTGAAAGTACTGgtacaaaattttcttttaaatgcaGATTGTAACATATTGATCTATGTGGATCACCTATTGCAATAATATTACTAGTCTAGCACAACACAAAGATATTTATACATTTTATTACAATATAAGTTTATCATTGCCGTttgttcaaaattcaaacatatATGATATGACATATCACCatacataaaaacaaaaaaaaatagaagtttGAGATTTAGCTCTTtgtcattaatattaatatgccTATTTGAATTATAGACAAAGTCATTGTTGTTGGCTGTGTAGGTTGTACTCATGTCTCGCCCTCCCATGTCCTGGTGCTAAGCATGTTAATAAGAATGTGATGGTTTGAATCATGAAGATTCTGAATCCACGTTTGCTTATCTTTAAATTCTGTAAAGAGTCCCTCAACGGTGGAATTAAAACTCTGCGGTCCATCTTCCAAAAACACAACAGATAAACCTCTGTATTATTGACCACAACATGCATAACTTacatataattcaaattatgtaattatttaccGTTCACAACATTTGTTTACTGTTATACACATTTTTTTATCGTCAGAAATCTagtgttatataaaatatatgtgatTAAATGATTGGAAATTATTGCAAAAATAGTTATCATTCTTTCACTTTGAAAACTggtgttatataaaatatatatgtgaataaATGATATGTACATGTAGTTTCATGAAAAAGGTTGATAGGGTTTGGGTTTGGGTTCGGCTCCGCAATATACggagatataattttaaaaatttcagtTATATCTGCCCAACAAAGTAAAAATAATCCCCTAAGTGAACCATCTCACAGTAATCAGTTGTAAGCAAACAAGAAGGCAGGGAATAAGATATAGGGAGGGAACATGGTATTTCTTGTAAGGAGCCTTATCATTATGATCATTAAATTCGTCAATGCTAATCCTATACACGACATAACCTCGATGATGAAACATATAAAACAAAGAAGAACCTGTTCTTGATAGAAGCCCTTTACGATATATAAAagattttcaaattataaatatgttgtGTTGTGTAACGGTAAATGTAATCAGATTTTGAAACAACACTGCTCGTACTTATGAGCGGAACGAATCTCCTGAAAGGTCAGCTGGTCCCGCAACTAGACCTCACTTGCCTAGCCCGAAGAAGAGGGTAGTCTCTCCTctgaaaaaatatgaaagtcCAAGAGTTTTAAGGAGAAAGCGCAAGCTTTGGAGTAACATGGAGGAGGACACTTTGAGGACAAAAGTCGGGAAGTATGGTGTAGGAAATTGGAAGCTCATCCTGAATATGTACTAGTTCctccatttatttttttattgtacaTGTGTGAATTTCGAGAAACATTTTCGTATAAcagtaaattaatatatttgagaaaaaaCCTTAATAAGTTAgggtttaattttaaaaaagagtttataaaatattataattctaattataatataaatataaatataaaaaaaaagaagaaattgcGTCCAATTTAACCCATTTTGTAATGTACCATGTCTCAATTATCATTTTTCAGTAACATATTATcatttttagtaatttttaattttttaaaataataatgaatttgttCTTTAAGTCTGGGCAAAAATTGGTGACCGTTCAAAGTCAAAAAATGACACTTAAAATGAGATTGAAAGAATAATTTATGCACATTATGAGTAAGCGTGTTGTCATAAATAAAGAGCATACACGCATGTCTGATATACGGACAGCACACAAGGATTTACGCATTTAGATGGCTATTTTTGTCAGACTCTACGCTCATCAGTATTGTAGGCAATAATTAAATGACGAAAGGAGATTATTATTGGCTTTCACCCAAAAAAAACATAGAAGGCGGATGTGTCAAAAAGTCTGTAATATTTAGAAAATGTTGTCATTAACAAAACCACGGGATTTTGTGCCGGCAATGGGGATGTAGCTCAGATGGTAGAGCGCTCGCTTAGCATGCGAGAGGTACGGGGATCGATACCCTGCATGTTTCATGTTTTCAGACAATGTCATGCAGCCACATGACACTTGCTTATGCCCCGACCGATTTGAAATTCTCTAATTTTCGTTGGGTTTTATTTTTGCACGTTTCATGTTTTCAGACAATGTCATGCAACCACATGACACTTGCTTATGCCCCGACCGATTTGAAATTCCCATACATAAAGCACAGAAAGATAGTACATGAGTATTGATGAGGATTTAATACATTTTAGGGATAATACAGAGATGGAACAGTTAGCAAATTATAGTTAGAGCAGTAATTCAGTATGCACTCATATGTTCCTGGTTTTCAAGTGCATGCATGCTTAAATTAACAGACAGCCTGAAAGTGAGCAGAGTTGGTGTTCAAATTATAAGGTGGTAGTATGTATATTAGTTAATAGAAATGAGCGCACAAAGAGCTAGTAAATTAGAATTGAGCAAGAAATTGCATTTGCTTAAGAAGAGGAGACAAAGTTTCCATGATCTGCTCACAGGGATGGTTGTGAATTCCCTCGTAAGTGGTGACCACAATGCTGGTATCCCTGGACAGCCTCTGAACCTGTTTCTTCACATTGCATGTATGATGTGTGCACCTATAGTAACTCCTGTACGTACGTGTATAAACTTTTTTGTTAGAATATCAACTCATGATAACATAAGCAATTAAGCATCGCGCCTCTCTcattaaggggccgtttggattaccttaaaagaagtgacttcttatttatagtaaagaagtggagtagaagtgagaagtaaaaaagttaataaagtgtttggaaaagaagcagaagctagcattctcagatttttaaaagtgcttctacttctttacacaaacgggtaacatgccctaaacttttaaGTTGTCTCTCCGGACAGTTGGTACCTAAATCTAATGCTATATATATGAGCTTCTATAATGGCCACATTACaccattatataattataaaaacttGGTGCAAAATTAGTTTTATTAATCACGTGAGAATTTTTTGGTATGGTGTATAATGATATAGAAATTTGTACAAATTAAGGATGAACTAAATAGTCTGAAACAAATATATGCAATATTAAGAAAATGATCAACTTAATAGTCTGAAACACACATGCACTCGCAGTGAATATATTTGCTACAAGAATATACTGGCAGATCAGAGATATATGGGGGGAAAAAACATGTAATATATAGCTAGCAAGTAGTTAATATGTTTTGATGAGCTTACCG
This region includes:
- the LOC108206882 gene encoding 1-aminocyclopropane-1-carboxylate synthase; its protein translation is MGSSSDDGNNNLLSKIAISDQHAENSPYFDGWKAYDSNPYHSLKNPDGVIQMGLAENQLSFDLIEEWIKNNPTASICTSQGVGQFKDIAIFQDYHGLPQFRKAIAMFMERVRGHRVSFDPDRVVMAGGATGANELIMFCLANPGDAFLVPSPYYPAFDRDLSWRTGVQLIPVHCHSSNDFKITKQALEEAYENAIQSGINVKGLLLANPSNPLGTNLETQHLKDLVNFINERQIHLVCDEIYSATVFSQPDFVSVAEMIQEMEFVNRDLIHIVYSLSKDMGLPGFRVGIVYSYNDVVVSCGRKMSSFGLVSSQTQLFLANLLSDQVFIDKFLAESSKRLGARHKIFTEGLEEIGIKCLKSNAGLFFWMDLRPLLKESSFEAEMALWRVIVHDVKLNVSPGSSFHCSEAGWFRVCFANMDEETVQVALKRIRKFVGGKQVEVPKKSKLRWQKSLRLSFSSRLLEEGSMSPHSPLVRART